A stretch of Mytilus edulis chromosome 11, xbMytEdul2.2, whole genome shotgun sequence DNA encodes these proteins:
- the LOC139495364 gene encoding putative nuclease HARBI1 yields MEVGVAIIAALTVIDDEDDQYEDPMDIIPILPLLTNLMEPELRPKIYGYVEEIIPQYDEESFRRMFRMSRATFDRICTYLRDCPELQPTQTGGSDVVTVEKQVLITLWYVGSLDTIRKIADRFGVSESTVIMCRERVTAAILNNLKQKIISWPTQHEMQDEVNAFQQRNGFPGIVGAVDGTHIRIKAPSSHPQSYVNRKGFHSIQVQAVCRHNMFFSHIYAGYPGSVHDSRVLKQSDLWTNGLRMCNMANHILGDAAYPTRRWLLTPFRDNGHLTDQQKKYNQYHSSNRVVIERAFALLKGRFRRLKYLETIKLDTSVEIIMICCVLHNICILTNDNIDDFLVQQDDDDVVNNRHIVQINDEEAEGFLKRDNIARHLL; encoded by the exons ATGGAGGTTGGGGTTGCAATTATTGCGGCATTGACCGTCATTGACGATGAAGACGACCAATATGAAGATCCTATGGATATTATTCCTATTCTGCCATTGCTGACCAATTTAAT GGAACCGGAACTGCGTCCTAAGATATATGGCTATGTGGAGGAGATTATTCCACAGTATGACGAAGAGTCGTTTAGAAGGATGTTCAGGATGTCTCGTGCAACATTTGATAGAATTTGTACTTATTTAAGGGACTGTCCTGAATTGCAGCCAACACAGACAGGTGGAAGTGATGTAGTAACTGTTGAAAAACAAGTATTAATTACGTTATGGTATGTTGGGAGTCTAGATACTATTAGAAAGATTGCAGATCGATTTGGAGTCTCAGAATCAACAGTCATAATGTGCAGGGAGAGAGTAACTGCTGCAATACTGAACAATCTGAAGCAAAAAATTATTTCTTGGCCAACTCAACATGAAATGCAGGATGAAGTTAATGCTTTCCAACAAAGGAATGGGTTTCCTGGCATAGTTGGTGCCGTAGATGGAACCCATATAAGGATTAAAGCACCATCTTCACATCCACAATCGTATGTTAATCGTAAAGGGTTTCATTCGATCCAAGTTCAAGCTGTATGTAGACATAATATGTTTTTCTCCCACATTTACGCTGGATATCCTGGAAGCGTTCATGATTCCAGAGTTTTAAAACAATCAGACTTGTGGACAAATGGCTTGCGAATGTGCAATATGGCAAATCATATTTTAGGAGATGCAGCTTACCCAACTCGCAGATGGTTGCTCACACCATTTAGAGACAATGGACATCTTACTGATCAACAAAAAAAGTACAATCAATATCATTCTTCAAATCGTGTAGTAATAGAAAGAGCATTTGCACTACTCAAGGGCAGATTCAGGCGTTTAAAATACTTGGAGACTATAAAATTGGACACTTCAGTTGAGATCATAATGATTTGTTGTGTTTTACATAATATTTGTATACTCACAAATGATAATATTGACGACTTCTTAGTTCAACAAGATGATGATGATGTTGTCAATAATAGACATATAGTTCAAATAAATGATGAAGAGGCAGAGGGTTTTTTGAAACGTGACAATATTGCACGACATCTACTCTAG
- the LOC139495365 gene encoding uncharacterized protein isoform X1 has translation MTNHNLNSTDPLLKAQSQKIIIDAVRAKTNTDDDDTTTENQQEENSNRATLTFCDVCSQGVERGVRHVCPDVEQSPDDESSSNKEDSTGTNIIWTKSNTLLLIEEYRANKNKMEKGILRKKVVWEKIAKMLCSKGFSVNGDQVNGKWKTLMRGYKSVKDNNKKSGAGKKSYEFEEVLDELFENDPIIKPVLTLSSTDNNKKSATATDKPDDEEIATPKPAKKPRKTTSADIADTIKQYLQESKQHQEDTIERQERMHKDRINAYKIVEDALRSFLAKK, from the exons ATGACGAACCACAATTTGAATTCAACAG ATCCTTTGCTGAAAGCTCAGTCGCAAAAGATAATAATTGATGCTGTGAGGGCTAAAACCAATACAGACGACGACGACACGACAACTGAAAACCAGCAGGAAG AAAACAGTAATAGAGCAACTCTCACTTTTTGCGATGTGTGTAGTCAGGGAGTTGAGAGAGGTGTCAGACATGTTTGCCCAGATGTTGAACAAAGTCCAGATG ATGAATCCAGCAGTAATAAAGAGGATTCAACAGGTACGAATATAATTTGGACAAAAAGTAATACGTTACTCCTAATTGAGGAGTATAGGGCAAACAAGAATAAAATGGAAAAGGGCATTTTAAGAAAGAAGGTTGTTTGGGAGAAGATTGCTAAAATGCTCTGCTCAAAAGGATTTTCTGTTAATGGTGATCAAGTAAATGGAAAGTGGAAAACATTAATGAGGGGGTACAAGAGTGTGAAggacaataacaaaaaatctGGTGCAGGAAAAAAATCATACGAGTTTGAAGAAGTATTGGATGAACTATTTGAAAATGATCCGATCATTAAACCTGTACTTACCTTAAGCAGCAccgataataataaaaaatctgccACTGCTACTGATAAACCAGATGATGAAGAAATAGCAACACCAAAACCAGCAAAAAAGCCAAGAAAGACCACCTCTGCAGACATCGCAGATACCATTAAACAATACTTGCAGGAGTCAAAACAGCATCAGGAAGACACAATAGAAAGACAGGAAAGAATGCATAAGGATCGGATTAACGCCTATAAAATAGTTGAAGATGCCCTAAGGAGTTTCCTTGCAAAGAaata A
- the LOC139495365 gene encoding E3 ubiquitin-protein ligase rififylin-like isoform X2, whose translation MTNHNLNSTDPLLKAQSQKIIIDAVRAKTNTDDDDTTTENQQEENSNRATLTFCDVCSQGVERGVRHVCPDVEQSPDDESSSNKEDSTECKICMDSESDCLVSPCNHLAMCMDCAKMLDNCPICRKDICKRLKIFRC comes from the exons ATGACGAACCACAATTTGAATTCAACAG ATCCTTTGCTGAAAGCTCAGTCGCAAAAGATAATAATTGATGCTGTGAGGGCTAAAACCAATACAGACGACGACGACACGACAACTGAAAACCAGCAGGAAG AAAACAGTAATAGAGCAACTCTCACTTTTTGCGATGTGTGTAGTCAGGGAGTTGAGAGAGGTGTCAGACATGTTTGCCCAGATGTTGAACAAAGTCCAGATG ATGAATCCAGCAGTAATAAAGAGGATTCAACAG AATGCAAGATTTGTATGGACAGTGAATCGGATTGCCTAGTTTCACCATGCAACCATTTGGCAATGTGTATGGATTGTGCGAAAATGTTAGATAACTGTCCAATCTGCCGAAAAGATATTTGCAAAAGACTTAAAATCTTCAGATGTTAA